DNA from Agathobaculum sp. NTUH-O15-33:
TCTCACGCGACGTGCAGATCAATACGCTGCCGGATCTGATCGCCGTACTGGAACAGATCGTAAACGAAGGAGGACACTAAAATGGATATTTTACGCGAGCTTCCCATGGGCTTCGGCATGGCGCTGATGCAAAACGAGGATGCTTACCGCCGCTTCAGCAGTATGCCTGAAAGCGAGCGCCGCGAAATCGTGAACCGCACGCACGCGGTCACCTCCAAAACCGAGATGCAGCAGCTCGTGGACAGCATCATATCGTGAATCTACTGGTGGTTCGCTGCGCTCACAATTTAATACGCGGCAGTAGCCGCGATAATGGCGGGCTTACCTCAGCAATGTCATTTAGTTAAGGGAAACGCATAGGAAAAAACAAGGGAATTACCGAGCTAGCAGGGCGCGAGAAGGTGAATTGTCCGAAGGCCAAGAGAAGCTGGTCTGGGCCACGCCTCGGCGCGCCGTCTCAAAGGGACGTAACACTTGCTGAGAAACCATGTCCCTTCGCTCGGCCGTACCAGCCTGTTTGATGCTCTCACTTATCCCGGTGCTTCGCTCTCGGCGCGCCGAGGGCGTCGCGCCCTACATGTTCTGTGTTTGCGTTACCTTTTTCTCTTGCCTGACCTTATATGAATGACATTGCTGCCCCAGCCCGCCGAAAGCGAAGCGCCAGCAAATGTGGGCGCGCATACCAGCCCGGTCCGGCCGAGCAAAGCAACCCGTCCACTGAATCCCTAGGCACCCGATCCGGCACCGCCACAAATTGTTTCTATAACAAAAGGGCGGCACACGCCGCCCCTATACAGGAGAAGGGAAAAGAATGGAGGTCAAGGGGGAAGGAAAAACCGTATGGTTGTTCCTTCCCCTTTGCCCCCGCGCCGGGCGGCGCGACCGTCCTTCGCGGCTACCGCCGCGCATTTCATCGCGAGCGCAGCGAGACACCTGAAAAAATGCAACTTTTTTGCGTTTGACATTCGCTAGATGTCCTTTTATCATATACTTTCGTGTATAATAGACTCCATAAGCCAATATTCGTAGTCCACAGGCTTTTAGGCCCCTTCCTCAAGAATCTACCACCGAAAGCACCTTTCATATAAGCTAGTAGTATACATTAAAAAAGAGTTTGTTCACACGACAAGAGGATAATATGGACAGAAAATTCATGGGGTTGCGGCTCAAGGCCGCACGCAAAAATAAAGATTTAACCGGAGAGCGTTTGGCTGAAATGTGTCATATCAATGCGACGTACCTACGCCAAATTGAAGCTGGCCGAAAAATACCCAGCCTTCCGGTATTTATTACCTTATGTAATCTATTAGAGGTTTCACCTACTTACTTGTTGGAAGATACCTTGACGAAAAACGAATTGACCGACTTTGAAGTATTGTCACAGCTCTGGTCAAGCGCTACCCCCGGACAAATCGAACTTGTAACCACAATGATTCGCAGCGCACTTGAATACATGAACTAGCACCGGAGGCCAAATCATGACCAACTACACGCCTTTTCTCCAATCTCTATCGAATAACGGCAACGATATGGATGATTATTGGGAAAATTTCGACTGCACACACCGTTTTCTCATCAAAACCAATCCCGCTTATGTCGCGGCGGATCTGGAATGCATTCACAAAACCGCCGTGCTTTTTGATGAACTGAATACCGCGCAGACCGCCATCGTGGAAGTGCACTTTTATCTCGTTACAGATTTCATTGAACTTGGCAACCGGTTTTACTATGCCTTCGGGCAAACCCTAGCCCTGCTTGAATGGTTTTCTCCACAGGATGTGGACGCGTTCCTGCAAACGCTGGATGAAAAGCGCGAGGCGTTTGATTCCTCCCCCGTCGCTGTCACAACGCGCCGCCAAGCAAAAATCAGCTATCATAGACTCAGCTCCCTATACGTCGGCCTGCACCGCCAAACCCAGCTTGCCGAAACGCTCGCCGCTTACCAGAAGTCCAAGCAAGTTACTGAGCGTTTTCTCCCCTTCGCGGGCTACGCAGCCCAGCGCCTTCGCCAGTTGGGCTGCGTTCCCAACCGTACCACGCCCCTAGCCGAATCCCTGATCGCGTATTACGAAAATAGCCGCTAACGCAAACAGAACCGCAAGTCAAACTGACCTGCGGTTCTGTTTTTATATTCCTATCATTGCGTTTCTTGTCGAATCGTGGTATTTTATAGTTACGGGCACTGTTACCAGACGGGGCAGGCGGCTGACCACTCCTTTTGAAAGGGGTGGTGTATATGGATATACCGAAATTCTTACGAATTTCAATATGTGCAATCATCTTGCTACATATTTTTATCACATATGCAAAGTAGCCGCCCCCTCTCCCAAGAGATAGCGGCTACTTTGTAGCGCATTTCCGGGTCAGCCGTCTGCCGACAGTGCCCCTTTACATGTTTATTTTATACCACTTATCCGTAAATGTCAATCGCTTTGCATAGCCTTCACCTTACCACACAGATTATCACATATGCAAAGCAGCCGCCCCCTCTCCCCAGAGTGAACGGCTGCTTTGTAGCAACAACCTAGGGTCATCCGTCTGCCGACAGCGCCCTTTACAGGTCTATTTTAATGCACAAAAAGCGAATTGTCAACATGGTACTTGGCGCTCCATCGAAAACAGCCGATGGCAGCGCCTGTTCCAAAATGGCTGTTGGGTTTTAAGCGTGTGCTATGTAATCCGCCCGATACTCTGGAATAAAAAATACGCAGGTACACAGCACCGCAACAAGGCTTTTCAGTTCCATCATTTGCGACTGCGCCCTAAAAACATCGCTTTGGCACGGTATCACATCCGCCGGCATTTTGCTTAAGTGCTGTGCTTTCTCTAAATTTTGGCGGATCACGCTGTTCATTTCATCGCGCGTGGCGGCAAATTTGCGGTAATCATGGTTTCTGTTCTCTTGATTGACCCGCTGCTTATATGTACCGCAGCGCAGCTCTTCAAGGGTTGCACAATAGGTGTCAAACGCCGGGTCGGGTATGCTGCGCATGTGATAAAAAGCTTCCACCATGGGATAATTCAAGTACAGCTTGCCCATGTCCGAAGATTCCACAAAGTATTGCGCCATGCGTTCTATTTTTTCCACGGTATAAGCCGGGTCTTGCGGGTCAAGATCAAAAATCAAAAGAATATCCGAATATACTTCATCAAATATCCGTTTCTTTTGCTCGTCCGGCTCGCGTTCCTTGAGTAATTGCAGCAGATCAAAAGCTTCGGGATCATTTTCCGAAAACATTTCCTGATACAGCGTATAGATATTCGTATTGTAAGAGACGATTTTATAGCGACTCGCCAGCTCGTAAACGGCAAGCAGCTTTTCCATCAGCCGCACGTCGGTTTTTGCGCCTTCCACAAGTATTAAAATCTTAGGCTGGGGATCAGGCATTAAATTCACCACTCATATATAGTTTTTCCAGATTGTGCCCTTCGCGCAGTTCCCGCTTGGTAGCATTCGCAAATGAAGTGAGGCCCGCTTGCGATAAAATGAAATAACAATCCGGCCGCATGATCCGGTTCGTGAGCAAATTTGTATTGTGGGAAGTTAAAATCGTTTGACAGCCCGGAACGTTCTCCAAAAGCAGCACTAGGGTTTCTGCCAATTCATAGTGGTAAAACGCATCAAATTCATCAATAAACATGAGGGAAACGCGCTGCGCCGTTTTATACCAGTAAAAAAACGTATACAGCGCTTTTGTGCCGCTGGAGGCGGCTTTAAAAAACGGCAATGGCGTTGCAGTGTCAAAATACAAGCGCATTACGCCGTCCGCATCCTCCTTTGCAACTAAATTCTCAGTTAATCCGGCGCGGTGTAAAAAGTTTTCCAGCTCTTTCAGGTTGCCTTCTTCAAACACAAAATCAAAATAATC
Protein-coding regions in this window:
- a CDS encoding helix-turn-helix domain-containing protein, which gives rise to MDRKFMGLRLKAARKNKDLTGERLAEMCHINATYLRQIEAGRKIPSLPVFITLCNLLEVSPTYLLEDTLTKNELTDFEVLSQLWSSATPGQIELVTTMIRSALEYMN